Genomic window (Oncorhynchus keta strain PuntledgeMale-10-30-2019 unplaced genomic scaffold, Oket_V2 Un_contig_12027_pilon_pilon, whole genome shotgun sequence):
AAGTGTTCATGACAGGAGGCTATGTTCAGCGCAGGCTTTGCGTACAGTCGTATTACGAGACACCCGAAATAAAGGCACCACGGCTGGTAAATCCCCACCAAGTCCAAAAAGGGGGGCTTTATTTCTGGCCATTGCAtgggtatttttttttaaacacaccaTTCCCCACCAGTGACAGAGCATAGGCTATGGAATAAGGGGGACAGGTCTTTGTTAGGGAAGCAAGCCTCTGAGTGGAAGGCTCTTATGCGCGCTCAGCTCCACCGGGCAAATGGCAGGGGCGCCTATGAGAAAGCAGGGGTGTGTCCACGGCCGGCGAATTAGCTTAGCTTCGTCTTCATAAGAGGGAAAGGGCTCTCCGCCCCCTCATTCGTTTGTGAGAAGCAACGAGACATCAGCGTCATGCCCGAGCCAGCAAAGTCCGCGCCCAAGAAGGGCTCCAAGAAAGCCGTCACCAAGACCGCAGGGAAAGGCGGCAAGAAGCGCCGAAAGTCTAGGAAGGAGAGCTACGCCATTTACGTGTACAAAGTCCTGAAGCAGGTCCACCCCGATACCGGCATCTCCTCCAAGGCCATGGGAATCATGAACTCGTTCGTGAACGACATCTTCGAGCGCATCGCCGGAGAGTCGTCTCGCCTGGCCCACTACAACAAGCGTTCCACCATCACCTCCAGGGAGATCCAGACCGCAGTGCGCCTGCTGCTCCCCGGAGAGCTGGCCAAGCACGCAGTGTCCGAGGGCACCAAGGCCGTGACCAAGTACACCAGCTCCAAGTAAACAGCGCATTTGGAGTGCTGTAGTAACccaaaggctcttttaagagccaCCCACCCTGTCAGTGAAAAAAGCtaatccattgtgtgtgtgtgtgtgtgtgtggaggacatGTTAGAGTGTTGTGTccaattttggggggggggataaaTAATGCTGACATGAACAGGGTAGGAATATGTGCATGCCAGTAGAACACAGTGAGTGGGATTCCACTCGTGCTCCAATGACTGGAGCCTGTATCACTTTAGGCCGAagcagggaccctctgcacacatgaACAACAGTCACCTATTGAAACTTGCCGTTCCACCTGtacaagagggaggaggaggaggaggagaagcgcCTCCACATCGCTCTCTCTAGGCCTATATCAGGGCGAACAAGCACATGGGGCGCCAGCCTCCATAGCGCCGGCCGCACAGCCAGACACCAAGACCCACAGACACAAAGACCGGCACGAGTCACACTGCGGAGTCCAGAGACAAGGTGAGCTCAACTACTTTGGCCCTCACCTCatctggatgagagagagagagagact
Coding sequences:
- the LOC127917766 gene encoding histone H2B, translating into MPEPAKSAPKKGSKKAVTKTAGKGGKKRRKSRKESYAIYVYKVLKQVHPDTGISSKAMGIMNSFVNDIFERIAGESSRLAHYNKRSTITSREIQTAVRLLLPGELAKHAVSEGTKAVTKYTSSK